One Psychrobacillus glaciei genomic region harbors:
- a CDS encoding aminoglycoside phosphotransferase family protein, which produces MNKFNIQFLNKCSYFHLIEEGFSEDEKWCVDQTYLLRIAPHRDINKLTKQAELINKVHSLDSHIPQVHDVGMYKDRAYMILDYIIGENGEEVLPLKSEIEQYKIGIQVGDTLSKMHSFHAPVGFPSWEETWRNRIEIQAPRFRPIVEQNPHYQNILPFIQNNLHLLKDRPSCVQHYDFHPGNILVQEDTFTGLIDMQKITYADPINEFYKMEYFNVPISRNYSKGVLDGYHDSQPIPDSFWKLHRLYAAMHLVFAEVWGHEGGINQLDKFQKYTRFTIGQFDEFKLLVPKWYSNFKK; this is translated from the coding sequence ATGAATAAGTTTAATATACAGTTTCTAAATAAGTGCTCCTATTTTCACTTAATAGAAGAAGGATTTTCAGAAGATGAAAAATGGTGTGTTGACCAGACCTATTTACTTCGCATTGCACCACATCGAGATATTAATAAATTAACAAAACAAGCTGAATTAATAAATAAAGTTCATTCATTAGACAGTCATATCCCACAGGTGCATGATGTCGGGATGTATAAGGATAGGGCGTATATGATTTTAGATTATATAATCGGAGAAAATGGGGAAGAAGTTTTACCTTTAAAAAGTGAAATAGAACAATACAAAATTGGAATTCAAGTAGGGGATACGCTTAGTAAAATGCATAGTTTCCACGCGCCAGTCGGCTTTCCATCTTGGGAAGAAACATGGCGAAATAGAATAGAAATACAAGCACCCCGATTTAGACCAATCGTTGAACAAAATCCGCATTATCAAAACATTTTACCATTTATTCAAAACAACTTGCATTTATTGAAGGACAGACCAAGCTGTGTTCAGCATTATGATTTTCATCCTGGAAATATATTAGTTCAAGAAGATACTTTTACCGGTTTAATAGATATGCAAAAAATTACATACGCGGATCCCATCAACGAATTTTATAAAATGGAATATTTCAATGTCCCTATTAGTAGAAACTATTCAAAAGGTGTTTTAGATGGTTATCATGATAGTCAACCTATTCCTGATTCTTTTTGGAAGTTACATCGTTTGTATGCAGCGATGCATCTTGTATTTGCTGAGGTTTGGGGACATGAAGGTGGTATAAATCAATTGGACAAGTTTCAAAAGTATACTAGATTTACAATAGGTCAGTTTGATGAATTTAAGTTACTTGTTCCGAAATGGTATAGTAATTTTAAAAAATGA
- a CDS encoding lysophospholipid acyltransferase family protein, whose translation MYHFTLTIAKLIVRLFGKVEVKNKHLLPQDEGYIVTCTHRGWLEILILGICVPKPIHFMAKKELFDNKLIGYFLRKINAFPVDRENPSPSSIKKPVKLLRSGEIVGIFPSGTRTSEDVSLKRGAVTIGNLSRAPIVPALYAGPRTLKELRKMKKATIIFGEPIYVRTSSKEELATYTELLNKKTMELEIQIEKV comes from the coding sequence ATGTATCATTTTACATTAACAATTGCAAAACTTATTGTACGTTTATTTGGAAAAGTAGAAGTGAAAAATAAACATTTATTGCCTCAGGATGAGGGGTATATCGTCACTTGCACGCATAGAGGTTGGTTGGAAATCCTTATACTAGGAATATGTGTGCCTAAACCGATTCATTTTATGGCTAAAAAAGAGCTTTTTGACAATAAATTAATCGGCTATTTCTTGCGAAAAATAAATGCATTTCCTGTGGACCGAGAAAACCCATCTCCGAGTAGTATAAAGAAGCCAGTAAAACTTTTAAGATCTGGAGAAATTGTTGGCATTTTTCCAAGTGGAACTAGAACGTCAGAGGATGTTTCGTTAAAAAGAGGTGCTGTAACAATTGGTAATTTATCAAGAGCTCCGATCGTACCTGCATTATATGCTGGACCGAGAACTTTAAAAGAGTTACGGAAAATGAAAAAAGCAACCATAATATTTGGAGAACCTATTTATGTGAGAACAAGTAGTAAAGAAGAGCTTGCTACATATACGGAGTTGTTAAATAAGAAAACGATGGAATTGGAAATACAAATAGAAAAAGTTTAA
- a CDS encoding GNAT family N-acetyltransferase — translation MNYSIEVLLEENDDFSSFLKQKIKEFNNEQSVPHNEVRKKGSVQPINIVVMNDTNQWIGGITAEIYWNWLEINKFWFSPEFRGRGLGSLLLDKTERIAKDRGASKVLLTTFEFQARTFYETRGYKVVGEVKDYPPGSSYFTMVKTLI, via the coding sequence ATGAACTATAGTATTGAAGTTCTTTTAGAAGAAAATGACGACTTTTCTTCCTTTTTAAAACAAAAGATAAAAGAATTCAACAATGAACAATCTGTTCCTCACAATGAAGTAAGAAAAAAAGGTTCCGTTCAGCCGATAAATATTGTTGTAATGAATGACACTAATCAGTGGATTGGCGGTATTACAGCAGAAATTTATTGGAATTGGCTTGAAATCAACAAATTTTGGTTTAGTCCCGAATTTCGAGGAAGAGGGTTAGGTAGTTTACTACTTGATAAAACCGAAAGAATTGCAAAAGATAGAGGGGCATCAAAAGTACTGCTGACTACTTTTGAATTTCAAGCACGTACTTTTTATGAGACCAGAGGATATAAAGTAGTGGGGGAAGTAAAAGATTATCCACCAGGTAGTAGTTACTTTACGATGGTGAAGACTTTAATATAA
- a CDS encoding DUF4097 family beta strand repeat-containing protein: protein MAIKKIAIIGLFILLAGAAINIVLNIKDTLVNKSEEIVVKDKSYTNIHILSDNATIEIVPTNNNETKVEFSGKMKKKSRYNFHADVKGDTLNVELKEKRWSFQLEFTSPNIKLTVYIPEKEYKKLMTKIDNGRIIANNLSVKDVHLTTDNGSIEMQNIKSDNIRAKSDNGQIIMKYVDGKIKAETDNGRIILVTNNLDRSIDLKTDNGLIEIQSEKEPSNATINASVDLGKIDIFGTSNKQTIYGNGDHLIKLETDNGKITVKKIK, encoded by the coding sequence ATGGCTATTAAGAAAATAGCGATTATAGGTTTATTTATACTATTAGCTGGAGCAGCTATTAACATTGTTTTAAATATTAAGGATACATTGGTGAATAAATCGGAGGAAATTGTCGTAAAGGATAAATCATACACAAATATTCATATTTTATCTGACAATGCTACTATTGAAATTGTACCGACAAACAACAACGAAACAAAAGTGGAATTTTCCGGTAAAATGAAGAAAAAGTCCAGATATAACTTTCACGCGGATGTAAAAGGTGACACACTTAATGTTGAATTAAAAGAAAAACGCTGGAGCTTTCAACTCGAGTTTACTTCTCCTAATATTAAACTAACAGTATATATCCCTGAGAAGGAATACAAGAAATTAATGACAAAAATAGACAATGGTCGCATTATTGCAAATAATTTAAGTGTGAAAGATGTTCACTTGACGACGGATAATGGCTCGATTGAAATGCAAAATATAAAAAGTGACAATATCAGAGCTAAATCTGATAACGGACAAATAATCATGAAATATGTAGATGGGAAAATAAAAGCCGAAACGGATAATGGACGAATTATTTTAGTGACAAATAACTTAGATAGATCCATTGATTTAAAAACAGATAATGGTTTAATCGAAATCCAATCAGAAAAAGAACCTTCCAATGCAACTATTAATGCTTCAGTGGATTTGGGGAAAATAGACATTTTTGGCACATCAAACAAGCAAACAATTTACGGAAATGGAGATCACTTAATAAAATTAGAAACGGATAATGGAAAAATAACTGTTAAGAAAATTAAATAA
- a CDS encoding YitT family protein encodes MKNLVIIVGSLIIAFGFKCFLVPHGILSSGISGIAILLGILTPFDTGLLNFVLNLPLLVLGYYKLGKKITVNTLICVISLSIFLYLIPAIPVTDNILLASIFGGIIGGIGAGLILKYSGTSGGLDIIAIIVSRTSNVSVGLLLTGMNGIIVLLSGAVFNWDIALYTLLSIYLTGKMVDTIYTNHEKLTMQIVTTKGELIRKELLESIYRGVTITDGYGGYTLEEKQILMMVVTRYETMQIKQIVRKHDNKAFINIFETVEVDGNFARN; translated from the coding sequence ATGAAAAATTTAGTTATCATTGTAGGATCTCTCATCATTGCATTTGGTTTCAAATGCTTCCTAGTACCTCACGGAATATTAAGTAGTGGAATTAGTGGGATTGCCATTTTGCTTGGAATACTCACACCATTTGATACAGGTTTATTAAACTTTGTCCTAAACTTACCATTACTTGTATTGGGTTACTATAAACTGGGGAAAAAGATTACTGTTAATACGCTTATTTGTGTTATTTCACTCTCTATATTCTTATATCTGATACCAGCAATTCCTGTAACGGATAATATTTTACTAGCATCTATTTTCGGTGGAATTATAGGTGGAATCGGAGCTGGATTGATATTAAAATACTCTGGAACTTCAGGTGGATTAGATATTATTGCAATAATTGTTTCGAGGACGAGTAATGTAAGTGTAGGTCTCCTTCTTACAGGAATGAACGGTATAATTGTCTTACTATCAGGAGCAGTTTTTAACTGGGATATTGCTTTATATACATTGTTGTCGATTTATTTAACTGGAAAAATGGTAGATACTATATATACGAATCACGAAAAACTGACCATGCAGATTGTTACGACAAAAGGGGAATTAATACGAAAAGAATTACTTGAATCCATCTATCGAGGAGTAACAATTACAGATGGTTACGGTGGTTATACACTAGAAGAGAAACAAATTTTAATGATGGTTGTCACTAGATATGAAACGATGCAAATAAAACAGATTGTACGAAAACATGATAATAAAGCATTTATTAACATATTTGAAACAGTAGAAGTCGACGGTAATTTTGCGAGAAATTAA
- a CDS encoding aminoglycoside phosphotransferase family protein, with amino-acid sequence MYPKSFERKIIGAFGEEGIEWLNSLESKIKTYLEKWNLRSDGPVDNLSYNYVLKVLDEKGNRAILKLGVANYDFGNEIRTLRAYNGNGCVKIIKADSENGVMLLEHLQPGTMLTEVEEHQAVKTFAHVWTAIRRTVEENADHPSIVDWMKAFDRYQDKYQTNEGPIPNHFVFLARTYFVEIANSSENNDLLHGDLHHENILYSTNDGWLAIDPKGVIGNKYFDFISFLTNQLFNKLNPRQLLEKRVTLLCEELQLNKKRLLKAAIAMSTLYACWGVEDNDPEWENTYRCVQWFEGLMEDN; translated from the coding sequence ATGTACCCAAAATCATTTGAAAGAAAGATTATAGGAGCTTTTGGTGAAGAAGGAATTGAATGGCTTAATTCATTAGAATCTAAGATAAAAACTTATTTGGAAAAGTGGAACTTACGGTCTGACGGTCCAGTGGATAACTTATCCTATAATTATGTATTAAAAGTATTAGATGAAAAAGGGAATCGCGCAATATTAAAACTAGGTGTCGCAAATTACGACTTTGGAAATGAAATACGAACACTCCGAGCATATAATGGAAACGGATGTGTAAAAATAATAAAGGCTGATTCTGAAAATGGGGTAATGCTGTTAGAGCATCTACAACCTGGAACGATGCTTACCGAAGTCGAAGAGCATCAAGCTGTGAAAACCTTTGCTCACGTTTGGACTGCTATTCGCAGAACGGTCGAAGAAAATGCGGATCACCCGTCGATAGTGGATTGGATGAAAGCGTTCGATCGTTATCAAGATAAATATCAAACAAATGAAGGTCCTATCCCCAATCACTTTGTTTTTCTTGCAAGAACATATTTTGTCGAAATAGCCAATTCTTCCGAAAATAATGATCTGTTACACGGTGATTTACATCATGAAAATATATTGTATTCAACTAATGATGGATGGCTTGCAATAGATCCAAAAGGAGTTATAGGTAACAAATATTTTGATTTTATTTCATTTCTAACGAATCAGTTGTTTAATAAATTAAATCCAAGACAACTATTAGAAAAGAGAGTCACTTTACTTTGTGAAGAATTGCAATTAAATAAGAAGCGACTCTTAAAAGCTGCTATTGCTATGTCTACTTTATATGCTTGTTGGGGAGTAGAAGATAATGACCCTGAATGGGAAAATACATATAGATGTGTACAATGGTTTGAGGGATTAATGGAAGATAACTGA
- a CDS encoding sigma-54 interaction domain-containing protein codes for MNFSELYHLSDYDNVLIVDANGITIFFDLADLNILQQLGLKPEEFLRKHVTSFYQDLSIEDSTLMRVLKTGESLWNMEQKLTSTNGFSYISKSSSFPIKKGDIIIGAIEFSKHYYQKQDMQKLEKFAENKIYRKNNTIYTIDNLVSESKVMKEVKNKIQKVSNTDSNVLIYGKTGTGKEIVAQAIHNLSIRYTQPFISINCAEIDTDLMEHILFGNEKDDVTATPDIIGLLEKANGGTIFLDEVNALDIKFQAKLLKVIEDKIIRRVGSKYDIHLNIRVIATTNENPDQLVEKKMLREDLFYRLSVFRLDLPLLTERKEDVEALTNYFIQFYNRHMQMTIDDMEEDVLITFKQYNWPGNIRELKNAIETAYNNANTNVITRNDIPSKIKNYSSTLLNINKPENNINLKDKVEEYEKSLIVLELGNSGGKLAESARRLGISKQLLKYKMEKYELR; via the coding sequence ATGAATTTCAGCGAACTTTATCATTTGTCTGATTACGACAATGTATTAATAGTCGATGCAAACGGCATTACCATTTTTTTTGATTTAGCCGATTTGAATATTTTACAACAACTAGGATTAAAGCCGGAAGAGTTTTTAAGAAAGCATGTAACTTCTTTTTACCAAGACTTATCTATTGAAGATAGTACGTTGATGAGGGTGTTAAAAACGGGAGAGTCATTGTGGAATATGGAGCAAAAATTAACATCCACTAATGGTTTTAGTTATATATCGAAAAGTTCCTCTTTTCCAATAAAAAAAGGGGATATAATAATAGGAGCTATTGAATTTTCAAAGCATTACTATCAAAAGCAAGATATGCAAAAGCTCGAGAAATTTGCAGAAAATAAAATATATCGAAAGAATAATACCATTTATACGATAGATAACTTAGTTTCTGAAAGTAAAGTCATGAAAGAAGTTAAAAATAAAATTCAAAAAGTTTCTAACACTGATTCTAACGTGCTTATTTATGGAAAGACCGGAACAGGTAAGGAAATTGTTGCTCAAGCTATTCATAATTTAAGTATTCGTTATACACAACCATTTATCTCCATAAATTGTGCGGAGATTGATACAGATCTCATGGAACATATTCTATTTGGAAATGAAAAAGATGATGTAACAGCCACTCCAGATATTATTGGGCTATTAGAAAAAGCTAATGGTGGTACGATTTTTTTAGATGAAGTGAATGCTCTAGATATAAAATTTCAAGCAAAATTGTTAAAAGTTATCGAAGACAAAATTATTCGTCGTGTAGGTAGTAAATATGATATTCATTTAAACATTCGAGTAATTGCAACCACTAACGAGAATCCTGATCAGTTAGTGGAAAAGAAGATGTTACGAGAAGATTTATTTTATCGTTTAAGCGTTTTTCGATTAGATTTACCTTTACTGACAGAAAGAAAAGAAGATGTGGAAGCGCTTACGAATTATTTTATCCAGTTTTATAATCGTCATATGCAAATGACAATAGATGATATGGAAGAAGATGTTTTGATCACGTTTAAACAATATAACTGGCCGGGAAATATACGTGAATTAAAAAATGCAATTGAAACTGCCTACAATAATGCCAACACAAATGTTATTACGCGTAATGATATTCCTTCCAAAATAAAAAACTATTCAAGTACGCTTTTGAATATAAATAAGCCAGAAAATAATATAAATTTAAAAGACAAAGTAGAGGAATATGAAAAGAGTTTAATTGTGTTGGAACTAGGGAATTCTGGTGGCAAACTAGCGGAATCTGCAAGAAGATTAGGTATTTCGAAACAGCTACTAAAATATAAAATGGAAAAGTATGAATTGAGGTAA
- the brnQ gene encoding branched-chain amino acid transport system II carrier protein, with translation MSKTVQHSLIVGFALFAIFFGAGNLIFPPSIGNVSGTEWVVALVGFCITGIVLPLLSVIAIINVGGKFEDLTRPISPWFYKVFNLLLMGGIGMFVTIPRMSATTHELGVHQLFPSVPSIVTIVIFFAICFYFAMDKSNVIDKIGKVLTPVLVVILLFIVGKGIFDPIGTPVVTGIKNSFSNAFISAYQTGDVVTGIFCAPIFIAAIAAFGYKGKSARKMALTGTLIAGIGLLIVYGGLLFIGASGSGFAPSGIEDTALVSLLVDRSLGSIGAVALAVAIALACLTSAIGVIAVIGDFLNDLTKNKLSYRIWVAIICVVGIVIGSAGVGAIVTYAMPIFTALYPVAIVLVILGVFQKFVPNPGSYQGAILLTFIVSLIETVGSLIKTPVLKDIILKLPLASDGFSWLIPAIVGFIVGTLIHKLKGQKEAN, from the coding sequence ATGAGTAAAACAGTACAACACAGTTTAATAGTAGGATTTGCGCTATTTGCTATATTTTTTGGAGCAGGAAATTTAATATTTCCTCCGTCAATTGGGAATGTATCGGGAACTGAATGGGTCGTAGCATTAGTTGGTTTTTGTATAACAGGAATCGTGTTACCACTTTTATCAGTTATTGCGATAATAAATGTTGGTGGAAAGTTTGAAGATTTAACTAGACCAATTAGTCCTTGGTTTTATAAAGTATTTAACTTGTTATTAATGGGTGGAATCGGAATGTTTGTCACAATTCCACGGATGTCTGCAACTACGCATGAATTAGGAGTTCATCAACTTTTTCCGAGTGTTCCATCCATCGTTACCATTGTCATATTCTTTGCAATTTGTTTTTATTTTGCAATGGATAAGTCTAATGTAATCGATAAAATCGGTAAAGTACTTACACCAGTGTTAGTAGTCATCCTTTTATTTATTGTTGGAAAAGGTATTTTTGATCCTATCGGTACTCCGGTTGTTACGGGTATTAAAAATTCATTTTCGAATGCATTTATTAGTGCTTACCAAACGGGTGATGTAGTAACAGGAATATTTTGTGCTCCAATATTTATCGCTGCAATAGCTGCATTTGGGTATAAAGGGAAATCAGCTCGTAAGATGGCTTTAACTGGAACACTTATAGCTGGTATAGGATTACTGATTGTGTATGGCGGGTTGCTATTTATCGGGGCTTCTGGTAGTGGTTTTGCACCATCAGGTATTGAAGATACTGCTTTAGTATCTCTTTTAGTCGATCGTTCACTTGGTAGCATAGGCGCTGTCGCTCTTGCAGTTGCAATTGCCTTAGCATGTTTGACTTCTGCAATTGGAGTAATTGCTGTAATTGGAGATTTCTTGAATGATTTGACTAAAAACAAACTAAGCTATCGTATTTGGGTTGCAATTATATGTGTTGTAGGTATTGTAATAGGTTCAGCAGGTGTTGGCGCTATTGTTACATACGCTATGCCAATATTTACTGCATTATATCCAGTTGCCATTGTGTTGGTCATACTAGGAGTTTTTCAAAAGTTTGTTCCAAATCCAGGTTCATATCAAGGTGCGATATTATTAACTTTTATAGTTAGTCTTATTGAAACGGTTGGATCTTTGATAAAGACTCCAGTTTTAAAAGACATAATACTAAAGTTACCACTAGCCTCAGATGGATTTAGTTGGTTAATACCGGCTATAGTCGGATTTATTGTTGGTACGCTTATTCATAAACTTAAAGGACAAAAAGAAGCTAATTAA
- a CDS encoding spore germination protein: protein MGFFKKKNSIMLNLPAPSTLEVKQLENKPSLNSKLQENIQKVKETLGKSADIIIREIKIGKEGSINAGIIYTDGLSDASSLQNFILETLMLDIKETALEDDLTPTPNLMTTLKDFAMTVGEIKDLNNFDDLFTHLLSGDAIFMVDGYSNGFIIGNKHWVERGVTEPTAQSVVRGPREGFSENLRINTALVRRIIKDPNLWMESKVIGKRSKTNIAVMYIKGVAKDDIVKEVNSRLDRIDIDGILESSYIEELIQDSQFSPFPTVFNSERPDVVSAALLQGRVAILIDGTPFALMVPAVFIQFFQSTEDYYQRAIMATLIRLLRYFSFMISLLFPAFYIAVITFHQEMIPTALLMSLAAQRENVPFPAFIEVMIMEVAFEILREAGLRMPRVVGAAMSIVGGFVVGTAAVEAGIISAAMVIVVSLTAISSFVSPLYDIAIASRMLRFIFIVLAAMFGFYGMTIGFIALILHLCSLRSFGIPYMSPLAPFSLSGQKDAFVRLPIWKMTTRPNLISENTVRQKYTPPKPGEDD from the coding sequence ATGGGTTTTTTTAAGAAGAAAAATAGTATTATGTTAAATCTCCCTGCTCCTTCTACTCTTGAAGTGAAGCAGTTAGAAAATAAGCCATCTTTAAATTCAAAATTACAAGAAAATATACAAAAAGTAAAAGAAACTCTTGGAAAAAGCGCGGATATTATCATTCGAGAAATTAAAATTGGAAAAGAGGGAAGCATTAATGCTGGAATCATTTATACAGATGGTTTAAGCGATGCATCTTCATTACAAAACTTTATTTTGGAAACATTAATGTTAGATATTAAAGAAACTGCATTAGAAGATGATTTAACACCTACTCCCAATTTGATGACTACATTAAAAGACTTTGCCATGACTGTTGGAGAAATTAAAGATTTAAACAATTTTGATGATCTATTCACGCATCTATTATCCGGAGACGCTATTTTCATGGTAGACGGATATTCGAATGGTTTTATTATCGGTAATAAGCATTGGGTTGAACGTGGGGTAACCGAGCCAACTGCTCAAAGTGTAGTGAGAGGCCCGAGAGAAGGTTTTTCCGAAAACTTGCGAATAAATACGGCATTAGTTCGTCGCATCATTAAGGATCCGAATTTATGGATGGAATCCAAAGTAATTGGTAAACGCTCCAAAACTAATATTGCAGTTATGTATATTAAGGGAGTTGCGAAGGACGATATAGTGAAAGAAGTCAATTCGAGATTGGACAGAATTGACATCGATGGCATATTGGAAAGTTCCTATATTGAAGAATTAATTCAAGACTCACAGTTTTCACCTTTTCCAACTGTATTTAATTCGGAACGACCCGATGTTGTATCCGCAGCACTTTTGCAAGGTAGAGTTGCAATTTTAATAGACGGAACACCATTCGCTCTTATGGTTCCGGCTGTATTTATTCAATTTTTTCAATCTACAGAAGATTATTATCAAAGAGCAATAATGGCTACATTGATTCGTCTTCTACGTTATTTCTCATTTATGATTTCATTGCTCTTTCCAGCTTTTTATATTGCCGTTATTACTTTTCATCAGGAAATGATACCGACTGCCTTGCTTATGAGTCTAGCAGCACAACGTGAAAATGTACCATTTCCAGCATTTATTGAAGTAATGATTATGGAAGTTGCATTTGAAATTCTGCGTGAAGCTGGTTTACGAATGCCTAGAGTAGTAGGAGCCGCTATGTCCATTGTAGGTGGATTTGTTGTTGGAACTGCAGCGGTTGAGGCAGGTATTATTTCAGCTGCAATGGTAATTGTTGTATCACTAACAGCAATTTCCAGTTTTGTTTCTCCGCTCTATGATATTGCAATTGCGAGTAGAATGTTACGTTTTATATTTATTGTACTAGCTGCCATGTTTGGGTTTTATGGGATGACAATAGGATTTATTGCGCTTATTTTACATTTATGTAGTTTACGTTCTTTTGGTATTCCTTATATGTCACCTTTAGCACCTTTTAGTCTTTCGGGTCAAAAAGATGCATTTGTACGATTACCAATATGGAAAATGACTACACGACCAAATTTAATATCGGAAAATACTGTAAGACAAAAGTACACTCCGCCTAAGCCGGGTGAAGATGATTAG
- a CDS encoding Ger(x)C family spore germination protein: MKKGIFILLILILFLSGCWDKRELNELAITVGIGLDKIDDEYLVTAQVAVPSELSSKGGAGHSQITIYQGKGTTVYEAIRQLTKSSPRIIYLGHLQMLIIGESLAREGIGDSLDFLARNWEVRWDFYVAVSKDSTAEKILNVQTPLESVPATDMHFTLLNSDKTYANTTGVTLIDLLTDLEKTGKQPVLTGVYILGDSKSGSNKSNVESIMPSAQIEFDGLAVFKRDKLVGWLSEDDTKSYNSVINHIKRSVSTISCPKKGKANIEVYRFDSKMKGKMNKGKPEIDIHIQVDGDIGAIECEMDLTKEESLHALEKIYKKEEKDSIEKTIKKVQKEIGVDIFGFGAAIYHDDHKAWEKVKDQWDEEFLDVKVNIKVDVELKLIGAINNSFKEKIKD; encoded by the coding sequence GTGAAAAAAGGCATCTTTATACTACTAATTCTTATTCTCTTCCTATCCGGATGTTGGGATAAACGAGAGTTAAATGAACTTGCAATAACAGTAGGAATTGGGCTAGATAAAATCGATGATGAGTATTTGGTCACTGCTCAAGTAGCTGTACCATCTGAGCTTTCATCGAAAGGTGGAGCAGGTCATTCTCAAATAACGATTTACCAAGGGAAAGGAACCACAGTGTATGAAGCTATTCGTCAACTTACCAAATCTTCACCAAGAATTATTTACCTTGGACATCTACAAATGTTAATCATCGGCGAATCTTTAGCGAGAGAAGGAATAGGGGATTCGTTAGATTTTCTTGCAAGGAATTGGGAAGTCCGATGGGATTTTTATGTTGCTGTCTCGAAAGATAGTACTGCTGAAAAAATATTGAACGTTCAAACTCCATTAGAAAGCGTACCCGCAACTGACATGCACTTCACTCTACTAAATTCAGATAAAACCTATGCAAATACCACTGGAGTGACACTAATTGATCTTTTAACAGACCTAGAAAAAACAGGAAAACAACCTGTGTTAACTGGCGTTTATATTTTGGGTGATTCGAAAAGTGGCTCTAATAAATCGAATGTAGAATCTATCATGCCTTCTGCGCAGATTGAGTTCGATGGATTAGCTGTTTTTAAAAGAGATAAGCTTGTCGGGTGGTTAAGTGAAGACGATACCAAAAGTTATAATAGTGTTATTAACCATATAAAGCGGTCTGTATCTACTATTTCATGCCCTAAAAAAGGAAAAGCAAACATTGAAGTATACCGATTTGATTCAAAAATGAAAGGAAAAATGAATAAAGGAAAACCAGAAATAGATATCCATATTCAAGTCGATGGAGATATAGGTGCCATAGAATGCGAAATGGATCTTACAAAAGAAGAGTCACTTCATGCATTAGAGAAAATATACAAAAAAGAAGAAAAAGATTCCATTGAAAAGACGATAAAAAAAGTTCAGAAGGAAATAGGGGTTGATATTTTTGGATTTGGAGCAGCTATTTATCATGATGACCATAAAGCATGGGAAAAAGTGAAAGATCAATGGGATGAAGAGTTTTTAGATGTAAAAGTAAATATTAAAGTAGATGTTGAACTTAAGTTAATAGGTGCAATCAATAATTCTTTCAAAGAAAAAATAAAGGACTAA